In one window of Psychrobacter sp. P2G3 DNA:
- the nuoI gene encoding NADH-quinone oxidoreductase subunit NuoI, whose translation MFTTIKKTVIGIFTIVRSMWMVNSHAIRPRDTILYPEVPVPVPPRFRGRIILSRDPDGDERCVACNLCAVACPVGCISLQKAEREDGRWYPEFFRINFSRCIFCGLCEEACPTTAIQMTPDFEMGEYVRQDLVYEKEHLLISGPGKYPDYNYYRVSGMAVADKPKGAAQNEAAPIDLRSLLP comes from the coding sequence ATGTTTACTACGATAAAAAAGACTGTCATTGGTATATTTACCATTGTCCGCAGCATGTGGATGGTTAATAGCCATGCGATTAGGCCACGCGATACAATATTGTATCCTGAAGTGCCAGTGCCAGTACCGCCACGCTTTCGTGGGCGTATCATATTGTCCCGCGACCCTGATGGTGATGAACGCTGCGTCGCTTGTAACTTGTGCGCTGTGGCATGTCCAGTCGGTTGCATCTCTCTACAAAAAGCTGAGCGTGAAGATGGACGCTGGTATCCAGAGTTTTTTCGGATTAACTTCTCACGCTGTATTTTTTGTGGTCTATGTGAAGAAGCTTGTCCAACGACAGCGATTCAAATGACCCCTGATTTTGAGATGGGTGAGTATGTGCGTCAAGACTTGGTCTACGAAAAAGAGCATTTGCTTATCTCAGGACCAGGTAAATACCCTGATTATAACTATTATCGCGTATCTGGTATGGCGGTGGCAGATAAACCAAAAGGGGCGGCGCAAAATGAAGCTGCACCTATTGATCTTAGGAGCTTGCTGCCATGA
- the nuoJ gene encoding NADH-quinone oxidoreductase subunit J has protein sequence MMNILNNPELAGFYSLAAVAIFASLRVITNANPVHAILSMIVSLLAIAGIFFVLGAPFAGALEIVVYAGAIMVLFVFVIMMLNLGMANDAREERWLDAKTWAVPTGLTVIVAVVLYAMIGLNHDEAAVIGGTTISAKAVGTALFTKYIMLVEVAALLLLAALVAAYHLGKESIDDEIIGNDSQDFRPSVGSIIEYENDGSDTVGDAVKMAKPYEYKEVDPHDYVGMQVGTQKATRKESD, from the coding sequence ATGATGAATATCTTAAATAATCCTGAATTGGCAGGGTTCTATTCGCTCGCAGCGGTGGCTATTTTTGCTAGTCTACGAGTAATTACGAATGCCAATCCAGTACATGCTATTTTATCGATGATTGTATCGTTGTTAGCAATAGCCGGTATATTTTTCGTACTAGGTGCTCCCTTTGCAGGGGCGCTTGAGATTGTCGTATACGCTGGCGCAATCATGGTTCTTTTCGTCTTTGTTATTATGATGCTCAATCTTGGTATGGCTAATGATGCACGTGAAGAGCGCTGGCTTGATGCAAAGACATGGGCGGTACCTACTGGATTGACTGTCATTGTCGCGGTTGTGCTTTATGCGATGATTGGGCTTAATCATGACGAGGCTGCTGTTATTGGTGGTACCACTATTTCAGCCAAAGCAGTGGGTACGGCATTATTTACTAAATATATCATGCTGGTTGAAGTGGCGGCGTTGCTATTATTAGCTGCCTTGGTTGCTGCTTATCATTTAGGCAAAGAGTCTATAGATGATGAGATTATCGGCAACGATAGCCAAGACTTTCGCCCAAGCGTTGGTAGCATCATAGAATATGAGAATGATGGCAGCGATACAGTTGGCGATGCCGTTAAAATGGCTAAACCATACGAATATAAAGAAGTAGATCCACATGATTATGTGGGTATGCAGGTTGGTACGCAAAAAGCTACGCGCAAGGAGTCAGACTGA